A single region of the Microlunatus panaciterrae genome encodes:
- a CDS encoding SWIM zinc finger family protein: MVEPWDRATVLALAPDRGSATAAERLARSAPWTDRGCGRQALWGRCQGSGSVPYQTVVDLGPPAAFQCSCPSRKFPCKHALALLLCWADGHVPEVEEVAPFAIGWLTARRERAGTAAPGSDQPPVRPAVADPAAAERRAAARAARVEAGLEELDRWLRDQVRGGIAGLERVGYQHFDTAAARMVDAQAPGVAGLLRAIPAELRGDGWPARVLAQLAALRLLVHAHRRLDALPADLAATVRSRIGYPVAKEAVLASTPVVDEWAALGQVDTVEFQLETRRVWLRGSATGRWALWLTFAAPGQSLDSTISPGHSLVGPLHFYPGSGQYRALPGPQVDRLPSLGPLPAESLSTAAGRYAQLVAADPWADRMPVVLEGTVLVPAGAGSSWRFRDLDGRCRDLVGLAGEPWPLLAQSISGPVRLMAEWRAAGLQPLAVLPDDSGREFGTEVVLR, from the coding sequence ATGGTTGAGCCCTGGGACCGTGCCACCGTGCTGGCGCTGGCGCCGGACCGCGGCTCAGCCACGGCGGCCGAGCGGCTGGCCCGATCCGCGCCCTGGACCGATCGCGGCTGCGGACGGCAGGCGCTGTGGGGACGGTGCCAGGGAAGTGGGTCTGTGCCCTACCAGACGGTGGTGGACCTGGGGCCGCCGGCCGCCTTCCAGTGCAGCTGCCCGAGCCGCAAGTTCCCCTGCAAGCACGCCCTGGCGCTGCTGCTCTGCTGGGCCGACGGCCATGTCCCTGAGGTCGAGGAGGTGGCTCCGTTCGCGATCGGCTGGCTGACCGCCCGACGGGAGCGGGCCGGGACAGCCGCCCCGGGGAGCGACCAGCCGCCGGTCCGACCGGCGGTGGCGGACCCGGCGGCCGCGGAGCGCCGCGCGGCTGCCCGGGCGGCCCGGGTGGAGGCTGGCCTGGAGGAGCTGGACCGCTGGCTCCGAGACCAGGTGCGGGGCGGAATCGCCGGGCTGGAGCGGGTGGGCTACCAGCACTTCGACACCGCGGCCGCCCGGATGGTCGATGCCCAGGCGCCCGGCGTCGCCGGCCTGCTGCGGGCCATCCCGGCCGAGCTCCGCGGCGACGGCTGGCCGGCCCGGGTGCTGGCTCAGCTGGCCGCACTGCGGCTGCTGGTGCACGCTCACCGCCGGCTGGATGCGTTGCCGGCGGATCTGGCCGCCACCGTACGGTCCCGGATCGGCTACCCGGTCGCCAAGGAGGCCGTACTGGCCTCGACACCCGTGGTCGACGAATGGGCCGCGCTGGGCCAGGTGGACACCGTCGAGTTCCAGCTTGAGACCCGCCGGGTCTGGCTGCGCGGCAGCGCCACCGGTCGGTGGGCACTGTGGCTGACCTTCGCCGCGCCCGGCCAGAGCCTGGACAGCACGATCAGCCCTGGACACAGCCTGGTCGGCCCGCTGCACTTCTATCCCGGTTCGGGTCAATACCGGGCGCTGCCCGGCCCGCAGGTCGACCGGCTTCCGAGCCTGGGCCCGCTGCCGGCGGAGTCCCTGTCCACCGCGGCCGGGCGGTATGCCCAGCTGGTGGCCGCCGACCCCTGGGCGGACCGGATGCCGGTCGTCTTGGAGGGCACCGTGCTGGTGCCGGCCGGCGCCGGCTCGAGCTGGCGGTTCCGCGACCTCGACGGGCGTTGCCGTGACCTGGTCGGGCTGGCCGGCGAACCCTGGCCGTTGCTGGCGCAGTCGATCTCCGGCCCGGTGCGGCTGATGGCGGAATGGCGGGCCGCCGGCCTGCAGCCACTGGCGGTGCTGCCGGACGACTCCGGGCGCGAGTTCGGCACCGAGGTGGTGCTGCGGTGA
- the folP gene encoding dihydropteroate synthase produces the protein MTADSSIFKPQLRHPVRTIGARTFDFDRQVAVMAVVNRTPDSFYDQGRTFALDRAVSAALAAVAEQADWVDIGGVPFSPDTPEVSAAEEIDRVVPVIEAVAARSDVVISVDTFRADVAARAIAAGAAVINDTTGLHDPGLAEVVADSAATLVICHSLAAPRTPYPRPEYDDVVAEIVAFLNTRIELALRSGVPEERIVIDPGHDLNKNTFHTLELTRRLSAISAIGLPLLAAVSNKDFVGEAIGRPKEERLEGSLAAATFCILQGARIVRMHNVAAAVNAVRMTEAMLGFRQPAYVFHNMT, from the coding sequence GTGACTGCTGACTCGAGCATCTTCAAGCCGCAACTGCGGCACCCGGTCCGCACCATCGGCGCCCGCACCTTCGACTTCGACCGTCAGGTGGCCGTGATGGCCGTGGTCAACCGGACCCCGGACTCGTTCTACGACCAGGGCCGGACCTTCGCGCTCGACCGGGCCGTCTCCGCTGCCCTGGCAGCCGTCGCCGAGCAGGCCGACTGGGTCGACATCGGCGGGGTGCCGTTCTCGCCGGACACCCCCGAGGTGTCGGCGGCGGAAGAGATCGACCGGGTGGTGCCGGTGATCGAGGCGGTGGCAGCCCGCTCGGACGTGGTGATCTCGGTCGACACCTTCCGCGCCGACGTCGCCGCCCGCGCCATCGCCGCCGGGGCCGCGGTGATCAACGACACCACCGGACTGCACGACCCCGGACTGGCCGAGGTGGTCGCCGACTCGGCGGCGACGCTGGTCATCTGTCACAGCCTGGCCGCGCCCCGGACCCCGTACCCCCGGCCGGAGTACGACGACGTCGTCGCCGAGATCGTCGCCTTCCTCAACACCAGGATCGAGCTGGCGCTGCGCAGCGGCGTACCGGAGGAACGGATCGTCATCGACCCCGGCCACGACCTCAACAAGAACACCTTCCACACCCTCGAGCTGACCCGCCGACTGAGCGCGATCAGCGCTATCGGGCTGCCGCTGCTGGCCGCGGTGTCCAACAAGGACTTCGTCGGTGAGGCGATCGGCCGGCCCAAGGAGGAGCGGCTGGAAGGGTCGCTGGCAGCCGCAACCTTCTGCATCCTGCAGGGTGCCCGGATCGTGCGGATGCACAACGTCGCGGCGGCGGTGAATGCGGTCCGGATGACGGAGGCGATGCTCGGCTTCCGTCAACCCGCGTACGTGTTCCACAACATGACCTGA
- a CDS encoding DUF6603 domain-containing protein produces the protein MAGLFETLADLITRAFDPDAGDTLPAAPEVIADVGQWLSDLKDNSVSVDADLGTLRRLLDKFNPPDSPGFADSVLMRMLEHRWPRVAGLLVLLGVIEYDATPPSHHRIRWDRVQQLLTAPQSVLPVLEAKAGLPDPATGAVNSHLLTVQLAALVVAPRPLLLLEHTGRGTGALPVPPSGPLALADDSPLHDLFEAPWLFKLQIPPPAALADLRPDAAGVDAFLAYLHSQDLHPENLLPDLSLPTLPAPSIESPPLLLPKLTPGSLKLGLALVAHQPSELVKSYPIAAGWQLVVVGPTVPFGANLVFDGTSWTLADVLPPSLPDDLVAVRLQRTNPVGPVPVVSTPVLTIDVAELSAFAQLRRPAQGNGPFSLGLHLAGLRVALQSSYLEGLGIGQALQALIDLDVVYDAGRGLRVQGGEGEAPALGIDLVQPINQRLGGSGLSLTIDSARLRLAAAVAGSGLALRAEVRLSVTGELGPVTATITDFGAWVGLSGGQSLGPLAPSGIGLSVDAGPVQGGGFLAESPPDSGRFLGALSVKVLGVGVGAFGILEVRPGRSPSFVVVVGARFPGIQLGFGLMLTGIGGVVGINRRTDLDQLSARLSSGSAGNVLFCEDPVRNAPAIFDDLAAFFPAADGVFVVGPTFQIVWLYIVRLDVGVLVELPGPSKIIIVGSARATIPGLGSAVPLVNLRVDMLGGIDFAASLVFFDASLVDSSVLAIFTLTGDATFRMSYGASPYVLLSIGGFHPSYNPEPIKIRRLQRASAGYSIDAGVHIYLRSTFYFAFTPNTLQLGAGVEAGLEIGPVAAHGHFEFDALVQFRPFYFEFILSAGFDIEFDDVSLCSVSINGKVSGPGPLVIAAAVSFKILFVRFSFDTTYRLGSGNGDVPRVDIAVLDELAKEVHRLDNIHTENTERQVILKKITVKDVAVVAATATVVWTQRLAPFEIRLQRFGGTPLSQQYQVSLDSAVKGDPVREPFGLGSYADVSGAEALNTAAFHREIAGIALSTGVSPGGTEMKRTVKITVIKIPDRSQLLNASMWGLSAALAGATGKPDGTAAVAAAPPLVSVRDETWNAHAGDGALAAAGVSAFGAFQAARGTGGLAVPAGEALLDLAGV, from the coding sequence ATGGCCGGTCTCTTCGAGACGCTGGCGGACCTGATCACCAGAGCGTTCGACCCCGACGCTGGCGACACTCTCCCGGCCGCCCCCGAGGTGATCGCCGACGTCGGCCAGTGGCTGTCGGACCTGAAGGACAACTCGGTGTCGGTGGACGCCGACCTGGGCACGCTCCGTCGCCTGCTCGACAAGTTCAACCCGCCGGACAGCCCGGGTTTCGCTGACTCCGTGCTGATGCGGATGCTCGAGCACCGGTGGCCCCGGGTGGCCGGGCTGCTCGTGTTGCTGGGCGTCATCGAGTACGACGCCACACCGCCGTCCCACCATCGGATCCGGTGGGACCGGGTCCAGCAGCTGCTCACCGCACCGCAGTCCGTGCTGCCGGTGCTGGAGGCGAAAGCCGGCCTGCCCGACCCGGCCACCGGCGCGGTCAACAGCCATCTGCTCACCGTGCAGCTGGCCGCCCTGGTGGTCGCCCCACGACCACTGCTGCTGTTGGAACACACCGGGCGGGGCACCGGCGCGCTGCCCGTCCCGCCCTCGGGTCCGTTGGCGCTCGCCGACGACAGCCCGCTGCACGACCTGTTCGAGGCGCCGTGGCTGTTCAAGCTGCAGATCCCACCGCCGGCAGCCCTGGCTGACCTCCGCCCCGACGCCGCTGGTGTCGACGCCTTCCTGGCCTACCTGCACAGCCAGGACCTGCACCCGGAGAACCTGCTGCCGGACCTCTCGCTGCCGACGCTGCCGGCACCGTCGATCGAGTCGCCTCCGCTGCTGCTGCCGAAGTTGACGCCGGGCTCGCTCAAGCTGGGGCTGGCGCTGGTCGCCCACCAGCCGAGCGAGCTGGTGAAGAGCTATCCAATCGCTGCCGGTTGGCAGCTCGTCGTCGTCGGTCCGACCGTCCCGTTCGGGGCCAACCTGGTGTTCGACGGCACCAGCTGGACGTTGGCCGACGTCCTACCGCCCTCACTCCCGGACGACCTGGTCGCCGTCAGGCTGCAGCGCACCAACCCGGTGGGCCCGGTGCCGGTCGTCAGCACGCCCGTTCTGACCATCGACGTCGCCGAGCTCAGCGCCTTCGCGCAGCTGCGCCGACCTGCGCAGGGCAACGGCCCGTTCTCGCTGGGTCTGCACCTGGCCGGACTCCGGGTGGCCCTGCAGAGCAGCTATCTGGAAGGTCTGGGGATCGGCCAGGCGCTGCAGGCGCTGATCGACCTGGACGTCGTCTACGACGCCGGTCGGGGACTGCGGGTCCAGGGCGGCGAGGGTGAGGCGCCGGCGCTCGGCATCGACCTGGTGCAGCCGATCAACCAGCGGCTGGGAGGTTCGGGGCTGTCGCTCACCATCGACTCGGCGCGGCTGCGGCTGGCGGCGGCGGTGGCCGGCAGCGGGCTCGCGCTCCGTGCCGAGGTGCGGCTCAGCGTGACCGGGGAGCTGGGCCCGGTCACGGCGACCATCACCGACTTCGGCGCCTGGGTCGGGCTGAGCGGCGGACAGTCCCTCGGGCCGCTGGCCCCGAGTGGGATCGGCCTCAGCGTCGACGCCGGCCCGGTTCAGGGTGGCGGCTTCCTGGCCGAGTCGCCCCCCGACAGCGGACGCTTCCTCGGCGCCCTCTCGGTCAAGGTACTCGGTGTCGGAGTTGGCGCCTTCGGCATCCTCGAGGTGCGGCCCGGCCGCAGCCCGTCGTTCGTGGTCGTCGTCGGTGCCCGGTTCCCCGGGATCCAGCTCGGGTTCGGGTTGATGCTCACCGGTATCGGTGGTGTCGTCGGCATCAACCGCCGCACCGACCTGGACCAGCTGTCCGCCCGGTTGTCCAGCGGGAGCGCAGGCAATGTCTTGTTCTGCGAGGATCCGGTGCGCAACGCCCCGGCGATCTTCGATGATCTTGCTGCCTTCTTCCCAGCCGCGGACGGCGTCTTCGTGGTCGGACCGACCTTCCAGATCGTCTGGCTGTACATCGTCCGGCTCGATGTCGGCGTGCTGGTGGAGCTGCCTGGACCGTCCAAGATCATCATCGTCGGCTCGGCCAGGGCGACCATTCCGGGGCTGGGCAGCGCGGTGCCGCTGGTCAACCTGAGAGTGGACATGTTGGGAGGCATCGACTTCGCCGCCTCGCTGGTGTTCTTCGATGCGTCGCTGGTGGACTCCTCGGTGCTGGCCATCTTCACCCTCACCGGGGACGCCACGTTCCGGATGAGCTATGGCGCCAGTCCCTATGTGCTGCTCAGCATCGGCGGCTTCCACCCGTCGTACAACCCGGAGCCGATCAAGATCCGTCGGCTGCAACGGGCATCGGCCGGCTACTCGATCGACGCCGGGGTGCACATCTATCTGCGCAGCACCTTCTATTTCGCCTTCACTCCCAACACGTTGCAGCTCGGCGCGGGCGTCGAGGCGGGACTAGAGATCGGCCCGGTCGCGGCCCATGGCCACTTCGAGTTCGACGCCCTGGTGCAGTTCCGGCCGTTCTACTTCGAGTTCATCCTGTCGGCAGGCTTCGACATCGAGTTCGACGACGTCTCGCTCTGCAGCGTGTCGATCAACGGCAAGGTGTCCGGGCCCGGGCCGTTGGTGATCGCCGCGGCGGTCTCGTTCAAGATCCTCTTCGTCCGGTTCAGCTTCGACACCACCTACCGGCTGGGCAGCGGCAACGGCGACGTACCCAGGGTCGACATCGCCGTGCTGGACGAGCTGGCCAAGGAGGTGCACCGGTTGGACAACATCCACACCGAGAACACCGAGCGTCAGGTGATCTTGAAGAAGATCACGGTGAAGGACGTCGCCGTCGTCGCGGCCACTGCCACGGTGGTCTGGACGCAGCGACTCGCACCGTTCGAGATCAGGCTGCAACGCTTCGGCGGCACTCCACTGAGCCAGCAGTACCAGGTCAGTCTGGACAGTGCCGTGAAAGGCGACCCGGTGCGCGAGCCGTTCGGCCTCGGCTCCTACGCCGACGTCAGCGGCGCCGAGGCGCTGAACACCGCCGCCTTCCACCGCGAGATCGCCGGCATCGCCCTCAGCACCGGCGTCAGCCCGGGCGGGACGGAGATGAAGAGGACGGTGAAGATCACCGTGATCAAGATCCCGGACCGCTCGCAGCTGCTGAACGCGTCGATGTGGGGGCTGTCGGCGGCACTGGCCGGAGCCACCGGGAAGCCGGACGGCACAGCGGCCGTGGCGGCTGCACCGCCGCTGGTCAGCGTCCGGGACGAGACCTGGAACGCCCACGCCGGCGACGGTGCGCTGGCCGCTGCCGGGGTCTCGGCGTTCGGTGCCTTCCAGGCCGCGCGCGGCACCGGTGGACTGGCCGTGCCGGCCGGCGAGGCACTGCTGGATCTGGCGGGGGTCTGA
- a CDS encoding tyrosinase family protein, protein MLTSQLFAGDPLLESIADGGPERISRSQHRHDPAVGKVQTALLVWDPGCLPQFGADSDYGDETAGAVRRFKIEELGVPAGQVIDDVGPQTVIRLDAIQAAAEQPPPAPAGILVRRDVWRLQPTAAAPWDPVILAYAAAVGVLKTNAGPSPHLWWSHQTQVHGMAPDPQDGLRNQCQHNSWFFLPWHRMYIFFFEQICRSIIQGLPDVDSEVKRTWALPYWDYDRNDSNSLPPPFGEPFIEGDQTRPNPLFDAERNNGINSGSTRLSAAVTSAAGWFRATPYAARFPNGASFGGPETGPHHFNESGSASPGPLETTPHGNVHMAVGSTGKMGDFNRAAGDPIFWLHHSNIDRLWEIWRANTGQGLDPTDNRFLNQSFSFLDATGARTTLTPAGVLDTRNQLNYVYENITVPTSAGARQGAAMPFANPQPPQRLGSVDNVVNLVEGQPQAVDFALADFGPLVLDAVEPRRVLLSIEHITADAMPQQTYGVFLEPFGQGEGVLVGSLPLFGLAESNAPDAEHGLSYTFDVTDIVQQMMAGNQWDVGRTWLSLRPVMEVEPQDVLANISIGSISLMVE, encoded by the coding sequence ATGCTCACATCACAGCTGTTCGCCGGCGACCCGCTGCTGGAGTCCATCGCGGACGGCGGACCGGAACGGATCTCCCGGTCTCAGCACCGCCACGACCCGGCCGTCGGCAAGGTCCAGACGGCCCTGCTGGTCTGGGACCCGGGGTGCCTGCCCCAGTTCGGGGCGGACAGCGACTACGGCGACGAGACGGCCGGAGCGGTCCGCCGGTTCAAGATCGAGGAGCTCGGCGTCCCCGCCGGTCAGGTGATCGACGATGTCGGGCCGCAGACGGTGATCCGCCTGGACGCCATCCAGGCCGCGGCTGAGCAGCCTCCTCCAGCGCCGGCCGGCATCCTGGTCAGGCGCGACGTGTGGCGGCTGCAGCCGACGGCCGCCGCACCCTGGGACCCGGTGATCCTGGCCTATGCCGCGGCTGTGGGGGTGCTGAAGACGAACGCCGGCCCCAGCCCGCATCTGTGGTGGAGCCATCAGACCCAGGTGCACGGGATGGCTCCCGACCCGCAGGACGGGCTGCGCAACCAGTGCCAGCACAACTCCTGGTTCTTCCTGCCCTGGCACCGGATGTACATCTTCTTCTTCGAGCAGATCTGCCGCTCGATCATCCAGGGGCTGCCGGACGTCGACAGCGAGGTGAAACGCACCTGGGCACTGCCGTACTGGGATTACGACCGCAACGACTCGAACAGTCTGCCGCCGCCGTTCGGGGAGCCGTTCATCGAGGGTGACCAGACCCGGCCCAACCCGCTGTTCGACGCCGAACGCAACAACGGCATCAACTCCGGCAGCACCAGACTGAGTGCAGCGGTGACCAGCGCGGCCGGCTGGTTCCGGGCCACCCCGTACGCGGCCCGCTTCCCGAACGGAGCCAGCTTCGGCGGGCCGGAGACCGGCCCGCACCATTTCAACGAGTCCGGTTCGGCCAGTCCCGGACCACTGGAGACCACGCCGCACGGCAACGTGCACATGGCCGTGGGCAGCACCGGCAAGATGGGGGATTTCAACCGGGCGGCCGGGGATCCGATCTTCTGGCTGCACCACTCCAACATCGACCGACTGTGGGAGATCTGGCGAGCCAACACCGGACAGGGACTGGACCCGACCGACAACCGGTTCCTGAACCAGAGCTTCAGCTTCCTCGATGCCACCGGCGCTCGGACCACGCTCACCCCGGCCGGTGTGCTGGACACCCGCAACCAGCTGAACTATGTGTACGAGAACATCACGGTCCCCACCTCGGCTGGGGCCAGGCAGGGGGCAGCCATGCCGTTCGCCAACCCGCAACCACCACAGCGGCTGGGATCGGTCGACAATGTGGTCAACCTGGTTGAGGGCCAGCCGCAGGCGGTCGACTTCGCCCTGGCCGACTTCGGCCCACTGGTGCTGGACGCCGTCGAGCCGCGGCGGGTGCTGCTCTCGATCGAGCACATCACTGCGGACGCCATGCCCCAGCAGACGTACGGGGTGTTCCTGGAACCGTTCGGCCAGGGTGAGGGGGTCCTGGTTGGAAGCCTGCCGCTGTTCGGACTGGCTGAGTCGAACGCCCCGGACGCGGAGCACGGGTTGTCCTACACCTTCGACGTCACCGACATCGTGCAGCAGATGATGGCCGGGAACCAGTGGGACGTGGGGCGGACCTGGCTGTCGCTGCGACCGGTGATGGAGGTCGAGCCGCAGGACGTTCTGGCGAACATCTCCATCGGCAGCATCAGCCTGATGGTGGAGTAG
- a CDS encoding DUF2182 domain-containing protein produces MSQAGTLGRLRWRSARSVAAADLLRRRPEWLVLVLAGIGWLLMVPLLWSHPETSMPGMAAPMAGHDHAAHQHGITTSPAEAATSPLIMVQLGQLAAALLGWLVMAGAMMLPTAVPAIRYVAFSSRRDRRQYPVLAFVVGFLLAWTPLGLVASLGHLLAQPGSTALTAAAVAVAAGWELTRMKHRGLLRCHRTEPIRFSGWAALRSSAAFGWRNGCSCVLACGPAMLALMLAGHPVVLTLVVAVIMFAEKMLRRGWRLTAAVAAAGWGFAALVLGFQLSP; encoded by the coding sequence ATGTCCCAGGCGGGCACGCTGGGCCGACTGCGCTGGAGATCGGCTCGCAGCGTCGCGGCCGCCGACCTGCTGCGACGCCGACCGGAATGGCTGGTCCTGGTGCTGGCCGGAATCGGCTGGCTGCTGATGGTGCCACTGCTCTGGTCACATCCGGAGACGTCCATGCCTGGCATGGCAGCACCGATGGCCGGCCATGATCATGCCGCGCACCAGCACGGCATCACCACCTCGCCGGCCGAGGCCGCAACCTCACCGCTGATCATGGTCCAGCTGGGCCAGCTGGCCGCAGCTCTGCTGGGGTGGCTGGTGATGGCGGGGGCCATGATGCTGCCGACCGCTGTCCCGGCGATCCGCTATGTGGCCTTCTCCAGTCGTCGGGACCGGCGGCAGTACCCGGTACTGGCCTTCGTGGTGGGCTTCCTGCTTGCCTGGACACCGCTCGGACTCGTCGCCTCACTTGGGCACCTGCTGGCCCAGCCTGGCTCGACGGCTCTCACCGCTGCGGCGGTGGCGGTGGCGGCCGGGTGGGAGCTGACCAGGATGAAGCACCGCGGCCTGCTTCGCTGCCATCGGACCGAGCCGATCCGGTTCAGCGGTTGGGCCGCTCTCCGCTCGTCGGCGGCCTTCGGCTGGCGCAACGGGTGCTCCTGTGTCCTCGCCTGCGGCCCGGCGATGCTGGCCCTGATGCTGGCCGGCCATCCGGTGGTGCTGACGCTGGTTGTCGCAGTGATCATGTTCGCTGAGAAGATGCTGCGCCGCGGGTGGCGGCTTACTGCGGCTGTGGCAGCGGCGGGGTGGGGCTTTGCGGCGCTCGTGCTCGGTTTTCAGCTGAGCCCGTGA
- a CDS encoding ATP-binding protein: protein MVAAVLAVLFLPAVLSARSRAMVSDITLIPLATAVALSCAWRARHAPPRARQAWWLLAVSGLMFALAEICWFILHHLIAVSSDPSLADVLYLGALVPAAAALVVFPVPRHTGSERIPTLLGGLVVGGAALFISRALALTVIVPAASGSWLQQAVYLAYPIADVVLAALALIVLVRAGSRSLLHLGLLVAGFISYAAADTSYAYQSALDTYVAGSPLDLGWAVAYVLFTLAALAPTASRELPEDAPAGDARYTAFSSLVVYVPLLAAVLVATARPSPIVDPVLIVTGPAILVVFGVRQALLAAENSRLRRHRERQVEQLQLRSTELRRLALQNQRIIQSVVDGVFGVDADGRITFVNARACEMLGREQSTLLGASEDQVVAASAADGSAGNPLRTALLTGAVSVSAGARFLRPDGTTFPVELAVGPVVEGETITGAVVVFRDVSARRAVEKMKNEFVSVVSHELRTPLTSIRGALGLMAGGMGGPLNERGQRMVSLALESSERLTRLIEDMLDLERMESGTLALSVESCDVAQLLETAQAEVRALAAEHQVTVETTEAAGSVQADPDRVVQTLTNLLSNAIKFSPAGGKVRLAATPIGTMVEFAVRDQGRGVPPSKVDRIFERFEQVDSSDSRDLGGTGLGLTISRDIVRLHGGTIWVESELGHGSTFRFTLPISAPEPVPAPVEASPRR from the coding sequence GTGGTCGCAGCGGTGTTGGCGGTGCTGTTCCTGCCTGCCGTACTGTCGGCTCGATCCCGGGCGATGGTCAGTGACATCACCCTGATCCCGTTGGCGACCGCGGTTGCGCTCAGCTGTGCCTGGCGGGCACGGCATGCCCCGCCGCGGGCCCGGCAGGCGTGGTGGCTGCTGGCGGTGTCCGGTCTGATGTTCGCGCTGGCCGAGATCTGCTGGTTCATCCTGCATCACCTCATCGCCGTCAGCAGCGATCCCTCGCTGGCCGACGTCCTCTATCTGGGTGCGCTGGTGCCGGCAGCCGCCGCCCTGGTCGTCTTCCCGGTTCCGCGGCACACCGGGTCGGAGCGGATCCCGACCCTGCTCGGCGGACTGGTCGTCGGCGGGGCGGCCCTGTTCATCAGTCGCGCGCTGGCGCTGACGGTGATCGTCCCGGCCGCAAGCGGCAGCTGGCTTCAGCAGGCGGTCTATCTGGCCTACCCCATCGCCGACGTGGTGCTGGCGGCGCTGGCGTTGATCGTGCTCGTGCGCGCCGGCTCACGGTCCCTGCTGCACCTCGGCCTTCTGGTCGCCGGCTTCATCAGCTACGCGGCGGCCGACACGTCGTACGCCTACCAGAGCGCACTGGACACCTATGTCGCCGGTTCCCCGCTCGACCTGGGCTGGGCGGTGGCCTACGTGCTGTTCACGCTGGCCGCGCTGGCCCCCACCGCCTCCCGGGAGCTGCCGGAGGACGCGCCGGCCGGCGACGCCCGCTACACCGCGTTCTCCTCTCTGGTGGTGTACGTACCGCTGCTGGCCGCAGTGTTGGTGGCCACGGCGCGACCCTCACCGATCGTCGACCCGGTACTGATCGTGACCGGACCGGCGATCCTGGTGGTCTTCGGTGTGCGTCAGGCCCTGCTGGCCGCCGAGAACAGCCGGCTGCGTCGCCACCGGGAACGCCAGGTCGAACAGCTGCAGTTACGCAGCACGGAACTGCGACGGCTCGCGCTGCAGAACCAGCGCATCATCCAGTCCGTCGTCGACGGCGTCTTCGGCGTGGATGCGGACGGGCGGATCACCTTCGTGAACGCCCGGGCGTGCGAGATGCTGGGACGCGAGCAGAGCACTCTGCTGGGCGCGAGCGAGGACCAGGTGGTCGCCGCGTCGGCGGCGGACGGCTCCGCCGGAAACCCGCTGCGGACCGCACTGCTGACCGGCGCCGTCTCCGTCAGTGCCGGTGCGCGGTTCCTCCGCCCCGACGGCACGACCTTCCCGGTGGAGCTCGCGGTCGGCCCGGTCGTCGAAGGGGAGACGATCACCGGAGCAGTGGTGGTGTTCCGCGACGTCAGCGCCCGGCGTGCGGTCGAGAAGATGAAGAACGAATTCGTCTCCGTCGTCAGCCATGAGCTGCGAACCCCGTTGACGTCGATTCGAGGTGCTCTCGGGTTGATGGCCGGCGGAATGGGCGGGCCGCTCAACGAGCGCGGCCAGCGGATGGTCTCCCTGGCGCTGGAGAGCAGCGAGCGTCTGACCCGGCTGATCGAGGACATGCTCGACCTGGAGCGGATGGAGTCCGGCACTCTCGCCCTCTCCGTGGAAAGCTGCGACGTGGCTCAACTGCTGGAGACCGCACAGGCCGAGGTGCGGGCGCTGGCCGCCGAACATCAGGTGACCGTCGAGACCACCGAGGCCGCGGGTTCGGTCCAGGCTGACCCCGACCGCGTGGTCCAGACCCTGACCAACCTACTGAGCAATGCGATCAAGTTCTCACCGGCAGGGGGCAAGGTGAGGCTCGCCGCCACTCCGATCGGCACGATGGTGGAGTTCGCCGTCCGCGACCAAGGTCGCGGGGTGCCGCCGAGCAAGGTGGACCGGATCTTCGAACGGTTCGAACAGGTCGACTCGTCGGACTCGCGCGACCTCGGTGGCACCGGACTGGGGTTGACCATCAGTCGCGACATCGTCCGCCTGCACGGCGGCACCATCTGGGTGGAGAGCGAACTGGGTCACGGGTCGACCTTCCGCTTCACCCTCCCCATCAGCGCACCCGAGCCGGTACCTGCGCCGGTTGAAGCGTCGCCGCGTCGCTGA
- a CDS encoding VOC family protein, which produces MLINTVRITVTDVAETASFFSDVLQLPDTSVAEGAGVQIGASTLVLAPGEGAVGVHHLAFDVPAETFDEHRRWLEARTPLLSAEDGTTEFEGPPVWDSRSIYFSGPAEMVLELIGRRQRRGPAATGVPQLLSISEVGVAVPDVLAEVARLRDDLGLATLGGAVDSFAAVGDHHGLLILVSPGRGWMPTFDVRSGYLPTIIEADLDGLTGQRPLSDAATLQPAQVPARVR; this is translated from the coding sequence ATGTTGATCAACACCGTCCGCATCACGGTCACCGATGTCGCCGAGACGGCCAGCTTCTTCTCCGATGTGCTGCAGCTGCCCGACACCTCGGTCGCGGAGGGGGCCGGAGTGCAGATCGGCGCCAGCACGCTCGTACTCGCACCGGGGGAGGGCGCGGTGGGAGTTCACCACCTGGCCTTCGACGTGCCGGCCGAGACCTTCGACGAGCATCGGCGATGGCTGGAGGCGAGGACGCCGCTGTTGTCGGCCGAGGATGGCACGACCGAGTTCGAGGGGCCACCGGTGTGGGACTCCCGGTCCATCTACTTCTCCGGTCCCGCCGAGATGGTGCTCGAGCTCATCGGCCGGCGGCAGCGTCGGGGACCGGCGGCCACCGGCGTACCGCAGCTGCTGTCGATCAGTGAAGTGGGCGTCGCCGTCCCCGACGTGTTGGCGGAGGTGGCCCGGTTGCGAGACGATCTGGGGCTCGCCACCCTCGGGGGTGCCGTGGACTCGTTCGCGGCAGTCGGTGACCACCACGGCCTGCTGATCCTGGTCAGTCCCGGCCGAGGCTGGATGCCCACCTTCGACGTCCGCTCGGGTTACCTGCCGACCATCATCGAGGCGGACCTCGACGGGCTGACCGGGCAGCGTCCGCTCAGCGACGCGGCGACGCTTCAACCGGCGCAGGTACCGGCTCGGGTGCGCTGA